A stretch of the Solanum dulcamara chromosome 6, daSolDulc1.2, whole genome shotgun sequence genome encodes the following:
- the LOC129893116 gene encoding transcription factor IBH1-like 1 has protein sequence MRNPSSLKQEFLKKWIKGLQICSATKKNMSIMERKKAIKLSADIAIASTRKSTIYWSHALMANASKDDTSKIIIKNILGNIDDNNNFKKASMGISMSQRGIIRSKKIVKKSCKISRRARKMISPSIIAKKMVKKRTKVLKSLVPGGEYMDDASLIKETLDYIISLRVQVDVMRHLANNASYEINDPKTTL, from the coding sequence atGAGGAATCCTAGTTCACTCAAGCAAGAATTTCTCAAGAAATGGATAAAGGGTCTTCAAATATGTAGTGCtacaaagaaaaatatgagtataatggaaagaaaaaaagcTATAAAATTATCAGCAGATATAGCAATAGCTTcaacaagaaaatcaacaatttaTTGGAGCCATGCCCTCATGGCCAATGCTTCAAAAGATGACACAAGCaaaatcatcataaaaaatattcttggaaatattgatgataataataatttcaagaAAGCTTCAATGGGAATTTCTATGTCTCAAAGGGGAATTATTAGAAGCAAAAAGATTGTGAAAAAGAGTTGCAAAATTTCAAGAAGAGCAAGAAAAATGATTTCTCCAAGTATTATAGcaaaaaaaatggtgaaaaaaagaacaaaagtcCTTAAAAGTCTTGTTCCTGGTGGAGAATATATGGATGATGCTTCATTAATTAAAGAAACCCTAGATTACATTATATCATtaagagttcaagttgatgttATGAGGCATCTTGCTAATAATGCTAGTTATGAGATTAATGATCCTAAAACAACTTTGtag
- the LOC129891601 gene encoding VAN3-binding protein has protein sequence MDLESNPTISLAHPETMDFLSRTWCNFAVQAFQPEMHDQALILHENSIKNLNIDINKPPLPKMEKSMKMDDADNSIPPWKSTDVKSWIWMQQAMHPEVNYNSYFQKKWMPWKIGPLKNVSIKKWIKEIKQKRKEEKRLQKAEVHAAISVAGVAAALAAIAAENLNHDESGRTKESAVASAAALVAAQCAKVAEAMGAKRDQISSVIGSAMTGTSASDILTLTAAATTSLRGAETLKARSGYKNILNGSTPVLPIEDSNDYNFNYEKCRSILSNGAELYIEKSDGRSKLRLVSIILNSEAKVILRTRKPTVLKAFSSPTESVILDLHAELYNDSNGVETDSCYLMVLTTNRGIIKLDMMDDYQRYRMWSMTINQMLTLSTSFTKYELQFYKS, from the exons ATGGATCTTGAATCAAATCCAACAATTTCACTAGCACATCCCGAGACGATGGACTTCCTTTCACGCACTTGGTGCAACTTTGCAGTTCAAGCGTTCCAGCCAGAGATGCATGATCAAGCGCTCATTCTACATGAAAACTCAATCAAGAATCTAAACATTGACATTAATAAACCTCCTCTTCCA AAGATGGAGAAGAGCATGAAGATGGATGATGCAGATAATTCAATTCCACCATGGAAATCCACTGATGTCAAG TCGTGGATATGGATGCAGCAAGCCATGCATCCAGAGGTGAATTACAACAGCTATTTCCAGAAAAAATGG ATGCCATGGAAAATAGGACCACTAAAGAATGTGTCAATCAAGAAATGGATCAAAGAAATTAAGCAGAAgaggaaagaagagaagagattACAGAAGGCTGAAGTACACGCAGCGATATCAGTTGCAGGTGTTGCAGCTGCGTTAGCTGCCATCGCTGCTGAAAACTTGAACCATGATGAGTCAGGACGTACCAAGGAGTCAGCCGTGGCTTCCGCAGCTGCACTAGTTGCAGCACAATGCGCAAAAGTGGCAGAAGCTATGGGGGCAAAACGGGACCAAATCAGCAGCGTCATTGGGTCAGCCATGACCGGAACAAGTGCGAGTGACATTCTGACACTTACAGCTGCAGCTACAACTT CACTCAGAGGAGCAGAAACACTCAAAGCAAGATCTGGCTACAAGAATATTTTAAATGGAAGCACACCAGTTCTCCCAATTGAAGATAGCAATGACTACAACTTTAACTACGAGAAGTGTAGATCAATTCTCTCCAACGGGGCAGAGCTCTACATCGAGAAATCAGATG GAAGATCCAAGCTAAGGTTGGTGTCCATTATCTTAAATAGTGAAGCCAAG GTTATCCTAAGAACAAGGAAGCCAACAGTGTTGAAGGCCTTCTCAAGTCCAACGGAAA GTGTCATATTAGACCTACATGCCGAGCTGTATAATGATTCAAATGGAGTGGAAACTGATAGTTGCTATCTCATGGTGCTAACAACAAACAGGGGAATCATCAAGCTAGACATGATGGATGATTACCAGCGATACAGAATGTGGTCAATGACTATTAACCAAATGCTGACGCTCTCTACTTCATTTACAAAATATGAGCTGCAATTTTACAAAAGCTAA
- the LOC129891602 gene encoding mannosyltransferase APTG1 isoform X2, whose protein sequence is MRQRKNLDDNNTKHNPNIPKSSKNNKFTHPLSKKVFFLCLFVRFINAFLVQTYFNPDEHWQALEVAHRISFGYGHLTWEWEKGIRSYLHPVIFAALYKVLAFFHLDKPWFMIRTPRLLQSIFSAFGDLYLFKLSQEIFGDRVAKFALFSQLTNWFMFFCITRTLSNSLETVLTLVSLYYWPCIRPSASKISRGSRKWGLATAALACAIRPTSAITWIYVGLLELYLTRDKLKFVLLEVIPIGQDINSGTYISGGSLDGFTVMVFTFLPFSLAGIFKSKQWKLSGLIAWSLAIYSLLGHKEFRFVLPVLPIALMFSGYWLATIGRPDKCNGRGKRSPSTHDRCSAKLQLAILFLAVSNIPMAFYMSMVHQRGTEDVMNYLSVEADSGKVKSILFFTPCHATPYYSTLHRNLPMRFLDCTPGDEKGALDESDQFLVDPAGFATEFAKNWSIPSHIVLFDFQEKLLKDFLALHNFEEIKRFFHAHFKVDRELQASVAVYTLKGQ, encoded by the exons ATGAGACAAAGGAAAAATCTTGATGATAACAACACCAAACACAACCCCAACATTCCCAAATCTTCCAAAAACAACAAATTCACACACCCTTTATCCAAAAAAGTCTTTTTCCTATGCTTGTTCGTTAGATTTATTAATGCTTTTTTGGTCCAAACATATTTTAATCCAGATGAACACTGGCAAGCCCTTGAAGTTGCACATCGAATCTCATTTGG ATATGGGCATTTGACTTGGGAATGGGAAAAGGGTATAAGGAGTTATCTTCATCCAGTAATATTTGCTGCTTTGTATAAAGTTCTTGCCTTTTTTCATCTTGACAAACCTTGGTTCATG ATAAGGACTCCACGACTGCTGCAATCAATATTTTCAGCTTTTGGGGACCTATATTTGTTTAAACTCTCTCAAGAGATATTTGGTGACCGTGTTGCAAAATTCGCG CTTTTTTCCCAGTTGACAAACTGGTTCATGTTTTTCTGTATCACACGTACTTTATCCAATAGTCTGGAGACTGTTCTTACTCTTGTGAGCCTGTACTACTGGCCTTGCATTAGACCATCTGCCAGTAAAATTTCTCGGGGTTCTAGAAAATGGGGTTTAGCTACAGCTGCATTAGCATGTGCAATCCGACCTACAAGTGCCATTACATGGATCTATGTTGGCCTCCTAGAGCTGTACCTGACACGTGATAAGCTGAAATTTGTTCTTCTTGAGGTGATTCCTATTGG TCAGGACATTAATTCTGGGACTTACATTTCTGGTGGATCGCTGGAT GGTTTTACAGTTATGGTCTTCACATTCTTACCGTTTTCACTTGCTGGCATTTTCAAATCTAAGCAGTGGAAACTATCTGGTCTAATTGCTTGGAGTTTGGCAATTTATAGCTTGTTGGGTCACAAAGAGTTCAG GTTTGTCCTCCCTGTGCTTCCAATAGCTTTAATGTTCTCTGGGTACTGGTTGGCAACAATTGGAAGGCCTGATAAGTGTAATGGCCGAGGTAAAAGATCTCCAAGCACTCATGACAGGTGCTCAGCAAAATTGCAACTGGCTATCCTGTTCCTAGCAGTTAGTAATATTCCGATGGCATTTTACATGAGTATGGTTCATCAG AGAGGGACAGAGGATGTAATGAACTATCTCTCTGTTGAGGCAGACAGTGGGAAAGTGAAAAGTATCCTTTTCTTTACACCCTGCCATGCCACACCTTACTACTCAACTCTTCACCGTAACCTTCCTATGCGTTTCTTGGATTGCACACCAGG TGACGAGAAAGGAGCTCTAGACGAGTCTGACCAGTTCCTGGTGGATCCAGCTGGTTTCGCAACAGAATTTGCAAAGAACTGGTCTATACCTAGTCACATTGTGCTCTTCGACTTTCAGGAAAAACTACTAAAGGACTTTCTAGCTTTGCATAATTTCGAAGAG ATAAAAAGGTTCTTCCATGCTCACTTTAAGGTGGATCGAGAACTTCAGGCATCTGTTGCTGTGTATACACTGAAAGGCCAGTGA
- the LOC129891602 gene encoding mannosyltransferase APTG1 isoform X1, giving the protein MRQRKNLDDNNTKHNPNIPKSSKNNKFTHPLSKKVFFLCLFVRFINAFLVQTYFNPDEHWQALEVAHRISFGYGHLTWEWEKGIRSYLHPVIFAALYKVLAFFHLDKPWFMIRTPRLLQSIFSAFGDLYLFKLSQEIFGDRVAKFALFSQLTNWFMFFCITRTLSNSLETVLTLVSLYYWPCIRPSASKISRGSRKWGLATAALACAIRPTSAITWIYVGLLELYLTRDKLKFVLLEVIPIGTLILGLTFLVDRWMYGTWVLVPLNFLKFNFLSSGGDYYGTHVWHWYFTQGFTVMVFTFLPFSLAGIFKSKQWKLSGLIAWSLAIYSLLGHKEFRFVLPVLPIALMFSGYWLATIGRPDKCNGRGKRSPSTHDRCSAKLQLAILFLAVSNIPMAFYMSMVHQRGTEDVMNYLSVEADSGKVKSILFFTPCHATPYYSTLHRNLPMRFLDCTPGDEKGALDESDQFLVDPAGFATEFAKNWSIPSHIVLFDFQEKLLKDFLALHNFEEIKRFFHAHFKVDRELQASVAVYTLKGQ; this is encoded by the exons ATGAGACAAAGGAAAAATCTTGATGATAACAACACCAAACACAACCCCAACATTCCCAAATCTTCCAAAAACAACAAATTCACACACCCTTTATCCAAAAAAGTCTTTTTCCTATGCTTGTTCGTTAGATTTATTAATGCTTTTTTGGTCCAAACATATTTTAATCCAGATGAACACTGGCAAGCCCTTGAAGTTGCACATCGAATCTCATTTGG ATATGGGCATTTGACTTGGGAATGGGAAAAGGGTATAAGGAGTTATCTTCATCCAGTAATATTTGCTGCTTTGTATAAAGTTCTTGCCTTTTTTCATCTTGACAAACCTTGGTTCATG ATAAGGACTCCACGACTGCTGCAATCAATATTTTCAGCTTTTGGGGACCTATATTTGTTTAAACTCTCTCAAGAGATATTTGGTGACCGTGTTGCAAAATTCGCG CTTTTTTCCCAGTTGACAAACTGGTTCATGTTTTTCTGTATCACACGTACTTTATCCAATAGTCTGGAGACTGTTCTTACTCTTGTGAGCCTGTACTACTGGCCTTGCATTAGACCATCTGCCAGTAAAATTTCTCGGGGTTCTAGAAAATGGGGTTTAGCTACAGCTGCATTAGCATGTGCAATCCGACCTACAAGTGCCATTACATGGATCTATGTTGGCCTCCTAGAGCTGTACCTGACACGTGATAAGCTGAAATTTGTTCTTCTTGAGGTGATTCCTATTGG GACATTAATTCTGGGACTTACATTTCTGGTGGATCGCTGGATGTATGGCACTTGGGTCCTTGTCCCTTTGAACTTTCTGAAGTTTAATTTTCTCTCTTCTGGTGGAGACTACTATGGAACTCATGTGTGGCATTGGTATTTCACTCAGGGTTTTACAGTTATGGTCTTCACATTCTTACCGTTTTCACTTGCTGGCATTTTCAAATCTAAGCAGTGGAAACTATCTGGTCTAATTGCTTGGAGTTTGGCAATTTATAGCTTGTTGGGTCACAAAGAGTTCAG GTTTGTCCTCCCTGTGCTTCCAATAGCTTTAATGTTCTCTGGGTACTGGTTGGCAACAATTGGAAGGCCTGATAAGTGTAATGGCCGAGGTAAAAGATCTCCAAGCACTCATGACAGGTGCTCAGCAAAATTGCAACTGGCTATCCTGTTCCTAGCAGTTAGTAATATTCCGATGGCATTTTACATGAGTATGGTTCATCAG AGAGGGACAGAGGATGTAATGAACTATCTCTCTGTTGAGGCAGACAGTGGGAAAGTGAAAAGTATCCTTTTCTTTACACCCTGCCATGCCACACCTTACTACTCAACTCTTCACCGTAACCTTCCTATGCGTTTCTTGGATTGCACACCAGG TGACGAGAAAGGAGCTCTAGACGAGTCTGACCAGTTCCTGGTGGATCCAGCTGGTTTCGCAACAGAATTTGCAAAGAACTGGTCTATACCTAGTCACATTGTGCTCTTCGACTTTCAGGAAAAACTACTAAAGGACTTTCTAGCTTTGCATAATTTCGAAGAG ATAAAAAGGTTCTTCCATGCTCACTTTAAGGTGGATCGAGAACTTCAGGCATCTGTTGCTGTGTATACACTGAAAGGCCAGTGA